In one window of Schistocerca gregaria isolate iqSchGreg1 unplaced genomic scaffold, iqSchGreg1.2 ptg000691l, whole genome shotgun sequence DNA:
- the LOC126319901 gene encoding vacuolar protein sorting-associated protein 4-like, translated as MADCKFLENAIQIIKRARDEDEGGNYSEAYKSYILALDYFMMALKYEKNDKRKAIIRAKTAEYLERAETVKSYLGNPELKKKVVAGNGGSAEKPSEDSNSKMKIALENTILQECPNVRWDDVIGLLSAKEALKEAVILPIKFPHLFVGNRQPWHGILLYGPPGTGKSFLAKAVATEASAKFFSISSSDLLSKWLGESEKLVRQLFALGQELKPSIIFIDEIDSLCSVRNDSESESTRRVKTEFLIRMNGVGNDLDGILVLAATNVPWLLDSAIRRRFEKRIYIGLPDESTRSKMFQMHLGDTPNSLSQADYKELASFTEGYSGSDIAVVVREALMRPIRMVQSATHFKNVVAPDRRNPAIQKTYWEPCSPGDPEGVPMSWMDIEGDALLEPLVTISHLFKALKSTKPTINSEDLNRYTQFTAEFGQDG; from the exons ATGGCAGACTGCAAATTTCTTGAAAATGCAATTCAAATTATCAAACGGGCGCGAGACGAGGATGAAGGGGGTAATTACTCTGAAGCATACAAATCGTACATCTTGGCACTCGATTACTTCATGATGGCACTAAAAT ATGAAAAGAACGACAAGCGTAAAGCTATAATCCGTGCAAAGACAGCTGAGTATCTAGAGAGGGCGGAGACGGTCAAGAGTTATCTGGGCAACCCAGAGCTTAA AAAAAAAGTTGTGGCGGGGAACGGGGGGTCCGCTGAGAAGCCTTCAGAGGATTCTAATTCGAAGATGAAGATAGCCTTGGAAAACACGATTTTACAGGAGTGCCCAAACGTTAGATGGGACGATGTCATTGGTTTGCTGTCTGCAAAAGAGGCTCTTAAGGAAGCCGTTATTTTACCTATTAAATTTCCCCATCTCTTTGTTGGAAATCGCCAGCCATGGCACGGTATTTTACTTTATGGTCCTCCAGGTACTGGCAAATCCTTTTTGGCTAAGGCGGTCGCTACCGAGGCATCTGCAAAGTTTTTTTCGATATCTTCGTCTGATCTTCTGTCCAAATGGCTTGGAGAGTCGGAAAAGCTTGTACGCCAGCTCTTCGCCTTGGGCCAAGAGCTAAAGCCCAGCATCATTTTCATTGACGAGATTGATTCCTTATGTTCCGTGAGGAATGATTCAGAGTCTGAGTCTACCAGGCGAGTTAAGACTGAATTTTTGATTCGGATGAATGGGGTTGGGAACGATCTGGACGGAATTCTTGTCTTAGCCGCTACGAACGTCCCTTGGTTGTTAGATTCAGCCATACGGCGACGGTTCGAAAAAAGAATTTACATTGGTCTGCCCGACGAGTCTACTCGCTCGAAAATGTTTCAGATGCATTTAGGAGATACGCCCAATTCACTAAGTCAAGCAGATTACAAGGAACTGGCGTCTTTTACCGAAGGCTATTCCGGCTCGGATATTGCCGTCGTTGTGCGAGAAGCGTTGATGCGACCCATTCGAATGGTTCAGAGTGCCACGCACTTCAAAAACGTTGTCGCCCCGGACCGCCGAAACCCTGCTATTCAGAAAACTTATTGGGAGCCATGTTCTCCTGGAGACCCCGAGGGCGTTCCCATGAGCTGGATGGACATCGAGGGAGACGCTCTTTTAGAACCCTTGGTCACAATATCGCACCTTTTCAAGGCACTTAAATCAACCAAGCCTACAATCAACAGCGAAGATTTGAATCGATACACCCAATTTACTGCCGAGTTTGGACAAGACGggtaa